GAACGCCGCGCGGCTTTATCGCGATGTGTTGCCGGTGATGAAGGCGCATACGTTCACGGACGAGCTCGTCACCAAGCTCGTCCGCAACAAACACGGCGATTCCAGCGGCGTGCGCGGGGCGGCGTGGCTGTGGCCCGCCGCCTGACGCGCATGCGCCGATCGCGTCAGAACCGGTAGCCGATCCCAGCGCCGAACACCCACGGATCGAGCTTCACGTCGTCGACGCGCAAGCCCGTCGCCGGGTTCAGATTCACCGTCGCCTCGGTCTTCAGGAAGATCTTCTTCACGTCGACATTCAGCGACCACGGGCCGGTCGTCAGCACGTCCACGCCCGCCTGCAACGCCCAGCCCCAATTGTTCTTGAGCTTGAGGCCGTTGAAGTTCGCCACGTCCGGCTCGACGTTGTAGAAGAACGTGTAATTCACGCCCGCACCGAAATACGGGCTGAAAGTCGATTTCGGCAGCGGGTGATATTGCAACGTCAGCGTCGGCGGCAAAACGCCGACATTGCCGAGCTTGGTGCCGTTGTTGAACGACGGCGCGCCGACACTCAGCTTATGCCGTGTCGTGGCCGCGATCAGCTCGAACGCGATGTTCGACGTGACGAAATAGCTGAAATCGATTTCGGGCGCCGCGGCATCATCGACGCGTTCCAGCGTCGAGGCCTTCGCCCCCGTCGTCGCGTTGTTGACCGGCCGCGCGCCGTTGTCCGGCACCACCGCGATGCCACGCACACGAACGTTGAAATCGCCCGCCTGCTTGCCGCGAATTTCTTGGGCGCCGGCCCCCGCCGCCGCCAGAAGAACGATCGACGCCGCCGTCACGGCCAGCATCTTCGTCGTGTTCAGAACTTCTTTGCGCATAACCCCTCCGCTTCGCGCTGACTTCACTCTCGACCGCGCGGCGGACTCCCCGCGCGGCGACGCGAATCAACGTCTCACGGAAT
This genomic interval from Alphaproteobacteria bacterium contains the following:
- a CDS encoding OmpW family protein, encoding MRKEVLNTTKMLAVTAASIVLLAAAGAGAQEIRGKQAGDFNVRVRGIAVVPDNGARPVNNATTGAKASTLERVDDAAAPEIDFSYFVTSNIAFELIAATTRHKLSVGAPSFNNGTKLGNVGVLPPTLTLQYHPLPKSTFSPYFGAGVNYTFFYNVEPDVANFNGLKLKNNWGWALQAGVDVLTTGPWSLNVDVKKIFLKTEATVNLNPATGLRVDDVKLDPWVFGAGIGYRF